The following proteins come from a genomic window of Kitasatospora sp. NBC_01246:
- a CDS encoding nucleosidase: protein MRLLGTISADRPLLVVAVREEAAYLGDRLPVLLTGIGKVNATAALATVLARGEHPSEVVNLGTAGALRSGWAGTHTVVQVIQHDLDSPALLELTGRTYGAPLMVGKGDGPVLATGDQFVSGAAARDRLAEHADLVDMEGYAVATVAHRAGLSVRLVKHVSDEAGEGAVHSWRESVDDCARHLGDWVHHQGW, encoded by the coding sequence ATGCGACTTCTGGGAACGATCTCCGCCGACCGTCCGCTGCTCGTCGTCGCCGTCCGGGAGGAGGCCGCGTACCTGGGTGACCGGCTCCCGGTCCTGCTGACGGGCATCGGCAAGGTCAACGCGACCGCCGCGCTGGCGACCGTCCTCGCCCGTGGCGAGCACCCCTCCGAGGTGGTCAACCTCGGCACCGCGGGCGCGTTGCGCTCCGGCTGGGCGGGCACCCACACGGTCGTCCAGGTGATCCAGCACGACCTCGACAGCCCCGCGCTGCTGGAGCTGACCGGCCGTACCTACGGCGCTCCGCTGATGGTCGGCAAGGGGGACGGCCCGGTGCTGGCCACCGGCGACCAGTTCGTCTCCGGCGCGGCCGCCCGTGACCGGCTCGCCGAGCACGCGGACCTCGTCGACATGGAGGGCTACGCCGTCGCCACCGTCGCCCACCGGGCCGGACTCTCCGTGCGGCTGGTGAAGCACGTCAGCGACGAGGCCGGCGAGGGCGCCGTGCACTCCTGGCGGGAGTCCGTCGACGACTGCGCCCGCCACCTCGGGGACTGGGTCCACCACCAGGGCTGGTGA
- a CDS encoding FAD-dependent monooxygenase, with product MQTVLVSGGGIAGLTLAHWLRRNGFAPTVVELAAAPRRGGQAVDIRGVALDVVDRMGLTGPIRAARTRMRGMSVLDADGNEVHRSTEATYSSGRLDSDDVELLREDLVALLHEHASEGVEFVSGDSITGLREDEHGVHVTFAHGAPRTFDLVVGADGLHSGVRRLAFGPEERFLRHLGSHVAIFGADNFLGLEDWQVWQRDGHAGYGIYPVRGNRELRITFGYGSDEPAVRDMAVARRQVAERMGALRWETPRLLAALERAPDFYADVMAQVHLDRWSVGRTALVGDAGYCASLLSGQGTSLALVGAHVLADELGRERAAGGDHRAAFTRYEERMRPFVALNQALATENPGGPPAEESVERAKHAIALDR from the coding sequence ATGCAGACCGTCCTCGTCTCCGGTGGCGGCATCGCCGGCCTCACCCTCGCCCACTGGCTGCGCCGCAACGGCTTCGCCCCGACGGTGGTGGAACTCGCCGCCGCCCCGCGCCGTGGCGGCCAGGCCGTCGACATCCGGGGCGTCGCACTCGACGTCGTCGACCGGATGGGTCTGACCGGGCCGATCCGGGCCGCCCGGACCCGGATGCGCGGCATGTCCGTCCTCGACGCCGACGGCAACGAGGTGCACCGCTCCACCGAGGCCACCTACAGCAGTGGCCGGCTCGACAGCGACGACGTCGAGCTGCTGCGCGAGGACCTCGTCGCCCTGCTGCACGAACACGCCTCCGAAGGCGTCGAGTTCGTGAGCGGCGACAGCATCACCGGGCTCCGGGAGGACGAGCACGGCGTGCACGTCACCTTCGCGCACGGCGCGCCCCGCACCTTCGACCTGGTGGTCGGCGCGGACGGCCTGCACTCCGGGGTCCGCAGGCTGGCCTTCGGCCCCGAGGAGCGGTTCCTGCGCCACCTCGGCTCCCACGTCGCCATCTTCGGCGCGGACAACTTCCTCGGCCTGGAGGACTGGCAGGTCTGGCAGCGCGACGGCCACGCCGGCTACGGCATCTACCCGGTGCGCGGCAACCGCGAGCTGCGGATCACCTTCGGCTACGGGAGCGACGAACCGGCCGTGCGCGACATGGCGGTGGCCAGGCGGCAGGTCGCCGAGCGGATGGGCGCGCTGCGCTGGGAGACGCCCCGGCTGCTGGCCGCGCTGGAGCGGGCGCCCGACTTCTACGCCGACGTGATGGCCCAGGTGCACCTCGACCGCTGGTCCGTCGGCCGGACCGCCCTGGTCGGCGACGCCGGGTACTGCGCCTCGCTGCTCTCCGGTCAGGGCACCAGCCTCGCGCTGGTCGGCGCCCATGTGCTCGCCGACGAGCTCGGGCGGGAAAGGGCGGCGGGCGGGGACCACCGCGCCGCCTTCACCCGCTACGAGGAGCGGATGCGCCCCTTCGTGGCCCTCAACCAGGCGCTGGCCACCGAGAACCCCGGCGGCCCGCCGGCCGAGGAGTCGGTCGAGCGGGCCAAGCACGCCATCGCCCTCGACCGCTGA
- a CDS encoding sensor histidine kinase, giving the protein MNVGTITPRTATPTPRPRGAVPVTGTRVAAWVGGSVYVLATALLAGATPRAPHALHAVGSLLAVSLLVGVLRRMPLLALTMALLGSALVVVGTGNSGGPHLALTYQSQFLPFLAVDALLGFVVATGARRAWIGAVTVSTLVQLLLVGGFAHGDNLTANAVIAVLATAAACTVGLLVRERREHAVALRSQEVAEAVTAERLRIARELHDMVAHSIGIIAIQAGVGSRVIETQPAEAREALRAIEATSRETLAGLRRTLVALRQSDPGPAESKRAPLAPSPGLADIDGLVAATADAGVRVDLRHRGERRPLPAEIELSAYRIVQEALTNVVRHAATGHCRVTIDHGDGELSVEIVDDGRGAATSGPDHGFGLVGMRERVALLHGRLSAGPRPGGGFRVAARLPLPAGVTAVAR; this is encoded by the coding sequence ATGAACGTCGGAACGATCACCCCGCGCACCGCCACGCCCACGCCCCGGCCGAGAGGCGCCGTGCCGGTGACCGGCACGCGGGTCGCGGCCTGGGTGGGCGGCTCCGTCTACGTCCTCGCGACGGCCCTGCTGGCGGGGGCCACGCCGCGGGCTCCGCACGCGCTGCACGCCGTCGGGTCGCTGCTGGCCGTGAGCCTGCTCGTCGGTGTGCTGCGGAGGATGCCGCTGCTGGCGCTGACGATGGCTCTCCTCGGCTCCGCCCTCGTGGTGGTGGGCACCGGGAACTCCGGCGGTCCGCACCTGGCGCTGACCTACCAGAGCCAGTTCCTGCCCTTCCTGGCGGTGGACGCGCTCCTGGGCTTCGTCGTCGCCACCGGTGCGCGCCGGGCCTGGATCGGCGCCGTGACCGTGTCCACCCTCGTCCAACTGCTGCTGGTCGGCGGCTTCGCCCACGGGGACAACCTGACCGCCAACGCCGTGATCGCCGTCCTGGCGACGGCCGCGGCCTGCACCGTCGGCCTGCTGGTCCGCGAGCGCCGCGAGCACGCGGTGGCGCTGCGCTCGCAGGAGGTGGCCGAGGCGGTGACCGCCGAACGGCTCCGGATCGCGCGGGAGTTGCACGACATGGTCGCGCACAGCATCGGCATCATCGCCATCCAGGCCGGGGTCGGGAGCCGGGTGATCGAGACCCAGCCCGCGGAGGCCCGGGAGGCGCTGCGCGCCATCGAGGCCACCAGCCGCGAGACGCTGGCGGGTCTGCGCCGCACGCTGGTGGCGCTGCGGCAGAGCGACCCGGGCCCCGCGGAGTCGAAGCGGGCGCCGCTCGCGCCCTCGCCGGGCCTGGCGGACATCGACGGGCTGGTGGCGGCGACGGCCGACGCGGGGGTGCGGGTCGACCTGCGCCACCGGGGGGAGCGGCGTCCGCTGCCGGCCGAGATCGAGCTGTCCGCCTACCGTATCGTCCAGGAGGCGCTGACCAACGTGGTCCGCCACGCGGCCACCGGGCACTGCCGGGTGACCATCGATCACGGGGACGGGGAGCTGTCGGTGGAGATCGTCGACGACGGGCGCGGCGCCGCCACGAGCGGGCCGGACCACGGCTTCGGGCTGGTGGGCATGCGGGAGCGGGTCGCCCTGCTGCACGGCCGGCTGAGCGCCGGGCCGCGCCCCGGGGGCGGCTTCCGGGTGGCCGCCCGGCTGCCGCTGCCCGCCGGAGTCACGGCGGTGGCCCGATGA
- a CDS encoding DinB family protein, translating into MTDNTAANEHRDVRPPGLDADEPTTLLTFLDYLREAVIGKTDGLTDEGARRPGVASGTSLLWLVRHLTAVELNWFLWAYRGEGDEPWDDEAASPGDETVAGSVAAYRAAIARANEVIAAASDRLDRPGVRSLRPGAEAPSMRWLLVHMIEETGRHAGHADIIREQLDGSVGR; encoded by the coding sequence GTGACCGACAACACCGCCGCGAACGAGCACCGTGACGTCCGCCCGCCGGGCCTCGACGCCGACGAACCGACCACCCTGCTGACCTTCCTGGACTACCTGCGCGAGGCCGTCATCGGCAAGACCGACGGCCTCACCGACGAGGGCGCCCGGCGCCCCGGCGTCGCCTCCGGCACCAGCCTGCTCTGGCTGGTCCGGCACCTCACCGCCGTCGAGCTCAACTGGTTCCTCTGGGCCTACCGGGGCGAGGGCGACGAACCGTGGGACGACGAGGCCGCCTCGCCCGGCGACGAGACGGTGGCCGGGTCGGTCGCCGCCTACCGGGCCGCGATCGCCCGCGCCAACGAGGTGATCGCCGCCGCCTCCGACCGGCTCGACCGCCCCGGGGTCCGGTCGCTGCGGCCCGGCGCCGAAGCGCCGTCGATGCGCTGGCTGCTGGTCCACATGATCGAGGAGACCGGTCGGCACGCCGGCCACGCCGACATCATCCGCGAGCAACTGGACGGCTCGGTCGGCCGGTAG
- a CDS encoding cysteine hydrolase family protein yields the protein MTNTDAFDAPLTIDSDAVLVVIDVQKGFDDHAFWGERDNPEAERRIGELIGTWQETGRPVVVVQHASQTGPLAPGTPGYELKDVVADVKADLHITKPVNSAFYGTPDLHAWLRQRGARQVVIVGIMTNVCNETTARMAGNLGYDTIFPTDAMHTFDMAGPDGVTVPAAELARATATVLHAMRFAKVVTTGAVLAAAVS from the coding sequence ATGACGAACACCGACGCATTCGACGCCCCGCTCACCATCGACTCCGACGCCGTACTCGTCGTCATCGACGTCCAGAAGGGCTTCGACGACCACGCGTTCTGGGGCGAGCGGGACAACCCGGAGGCCGAGCGGCGGATCGGCGAGCTGATCGGCACCTGGCAGGAGACCGGGCGCCCGGTCGTGGTGGTGCAGCACGCCTCGCAGACCGGGCCGCTGGCGCCGGGCACCCCGGGGTACGAGCTGAAGGACGTGGTGGCGGACGTCAAGGCGGACCTGCACATCACCAAGCCGGTGAACAGCGCCTTCTACGGCACCCCGGACCTGCACGCCTGGCTCCGGCAGCGGGGCGCCCGCCAGGTCGTCATCGTCGGGATCATGACGAACGTGTGCAACGAGACCACCGCGCGGATGGCGGGCAACCTCGGGTACGACACGATCTTCCCGACCGATGCCATGCACACCTTCGACATGGCCGGGCCGGACGGCGTGACCGTGCCGGCCGCCGAACTCGCCCGGGCCACCGCGACGGTGCTGCACGCGATGCGCTTCGCCAAGGTGGTCACCACCGGCGCAGTCCTGGCGGCGGCGGTCAGCTGA
- a CDS encoding trypsin-like serine peptidase, with the protein MSSSARSTRSARAVLGASVLALTLLGTSACGPDNSSADTAAAAGAPALGLPANLDDLKKWKFEDWEKWAKDYALPAATKGFWTLEKLLQAKPNEPIEPPAPQPAGTQAPAQPSAPGPSTPAAGSKPPAGQPTQPGHPTTPAAATTPAAPKPSNTQQPASQAPAPPKQPAQQPSQAPAQPSQPAQPPSQPAQPPAQPGQPPAQPGQPPAQPGQPPAQPADNGNDPLPKTVNAQPLQHPYTKLAVHGKLFADEPGAGAAGGGLGRSQCSATVVADPAHPGKSNLVWTAGHCVHQGKGGSFYGNISFIPAFNSNAAMSGGKQADESQYAPFGIWGATQAVTSPQWKAEGGKTGDAATHYDFAVIRVKPADGAKSLEETVGGAVPVWFNAPRDQLSVTEYGYPAAPPFDGMELNRCESGKPGRLSYEPTRPPMLVIGCTMTGGSSGGGWLAVKDGKPALVSNVSVGKHTGDPMYQAGPYLDDVAAGAYDFLSKKG; encoded by the coding sequence ATGTCATCGTCAGCCAGATCCACGCGTTCCGCCCGGGCCGTCCTCGGGGCGTCGGTCCTCGCACTCACCCTGCTCGGCACCTCGGCGTGCGGGCCGGACAACAGCTCGGCGGACACCGCCGCCGCGGCGGGCGCGCCGGCCCTCGGCCTCCCCGCCAACCTCGACGACCTGAAGAAGTGGAAGTTCGAGGACTGGGAGAAGTGGGCGAAGGACTACGCCCTCCCGGCCGCCACCAAGGGGTTCTGGACCCTGGAGAAGCTGCTCCAGGCCAAGCCGAACGAGCCGATCGAGCCGCCGGCGCCGCAGCCCGCGGGCACCCAGGCGCCCGCCCAGCCGTCGGCCCCGGGACCGAGCACCCCGGCGGCGGGCAGCAAGCCGCCGGCCGGCCAGCCCACCCAGCCGGGGCACCCGACCACGCCGGCCGCCGCGACCACCCCGGCGGCGCCGAAGCCGTCCAACACCCAGCAGCCGGCCTCGCAGGCCCCGGCGCCGCCCAAGCAGCCCGCGCAGCAGCCCTCCCAGGCCCCGGCCCAGCCTTCCCAGCCCGCGCAGCCGCCTTCCCAGCCCGCGCAGCCGCCCGCGCAGCCCGGGCAGCCGCCGGCCCAGCCCGGGCAGCCGCCGGCCCAGCCCGGGCAGCCGCCCGCGCAGCCCGCCGACAACGGCAACGACCCGCTGCCGAAGACCGTCAACGCCCAGCCCCTGCAGCACCCGTACACCAAGCTCGCCGTGCACGGGAAGCTGTTCGCGGACGAGCCGGGCGCCGGCGCGGCCGGCGGCGGTCTGGGCCGCTCGCAGTGCTCGGCGACCGTGGTGGCCGACCCGGCCCACCCCGGCAAGAGCAACCTGGTCTGGACGGCGGGCCACTGCGTCCACCAGGGCAAGGGCGGTTCGTTCTACGGCAACATCTCCTTCATCCCGGCCTTCAACAGCAATGCCGCGATGAGCGGTGGCAAGCAGGCGGACGAGTCCCAGTACGCGCCGTTCGGCATCTGGGGCGCGACCCAGGCGGTGACGTCCCCGCAGTGGAAGGCCGAGGGCGGCAAGACCGGTGACGCGGCCACCCACTACGACTTCGCGGTCATCCGGGTGAAGCCCGCGGACGGCGCGAAGTCGCTGGAGGAGACGGTCGGCGGTGCGGTGCCGGTCTGGTTCAACGCGCCGCGCGACCAGCTGAGCGTCACCGAGTACGGCTACCCGGCCGCCCCGCCGTTCGACGGCATGGAGCTGAACCGCTGCGAGAGCGGCAAGCCGGGCCGGCTGTCCTACGAGCCGACCCGCCCGCCGATGCTGGTCATCGGCTGCACCATGACCGGCGGCTCCAGCGGGGGCGGCTGGCTGGCGGTCAAGGACGGCAAGCCGGCGCTGGTCAGCAACGTCTCGGTCGGGAAGCACACCGGCGACCCGATGTACCAGGCCGGCCCGTACCTGGACGACGTCGCCGCGGGGGCGTACGACTTCCTCTCCAAGAAGGGCTGA
- a CDS encoding response regulator transcription factor — translation MSVRVLLVDDQPLVRSGLRVIMADHPDLLVVGEAADGAEAVRLVGELGPDVVVMDIRMPGMDGIEATRLITAGPATARVLVLTTFDEDDHVYDALRAGASGFVVKDMALDDILAAVRVVADGDALIAPGVTRRLIADFVGRPGAARPGAAPEGPPPTVEGITEREREVLTLVGRGRSNAEIAEDLFITVATAKSHVSRLLAKLGARDRVQLVITAYEAGLVTPSR, via the coding sequence ATGAGCGTCCGCGTCCTGCTCGTCGACGACCAGCCGCTGGTGCGGTCCGGACTGCGCGTGATCATGGCCGACCACCCCGACCTGCTGGTGGTCGGCGAGGCCGCCGACGGCGCCGAGGCCGTCCGGCTGGTCGGCGAGCTGGGCCCCGACGTCGTGGTGATGGACATCCGGATGCCCGGCATGGACGGGATCGAGGCCACCCGACTGATCACGGCCGGACCGGCGACGGCCCGCGTCCTCGTGCTGACCACCTTCGACGAGGACGACCACGTCTACGACGCGCTGCGGGCCGGGGCGAGCGGCTTCGTGGTCAAGGACATGGCGCTGGACGACATCCTCGCGGCGGTCCGGGTGGTCGCCGACGGCGACGCGCTGATCGCGCCGGGCGTGACGCGCCGGCTGATCGCGGACTTCGTCGGGCGCCCGGGGGCCGCCCGCCCCGGGGCCGCCCCGGAGGGCCCGCCCCCGACGGTCGAGGGCATCACCGAGCGGGAGCGGGAGGTGCTGACCCTGGTCGGGCGCGGCCGGTCGAACGCCGAGATCGCCGAGGACCTCTTCATCACGGTGGCCACCGCCAAGTCGCACGTGTCGCGGCTGCTCGCCAAGCTGGGCGCCCGGGACCGGGTCCAGCTCGTGATCACCGCCTACGAGGCCGGGCTGGTCACGCCGTCCCGGTGA
- a CDS encoding TetR/AcrR family transcriptional regulator C-terminal domain-containing protein, with amino-acid sequence MATDPDPPYRRIAADLRRRIATGTLAPGERVPSNRRLAQEWGVALATATKALTVLRLEGLVEARARVGTVVAGGPTGPTGPGVAVPAVAPAAAAVAPVPAPPTAAATTPAPDRAPAGDGELSRERIVRAALELADAEGLGSLSMRAVAGRLGVSAMSPYRYVTSKEELVMLAADAAFGEARYPADPPAGWRPRLELGARTLWALFRRHPWLAQLSPVTRPLLLPNLLVHAEWALAALDGHDLSAPAMLDIHVLLYSYIEGIAVNLEREDQARAATGVTEDQWMDRQLPVIGALADSGRFPVFGRLMADLPNGYDLDLDTLFEFGLANLLDGLASRVGPGTPAGP; translated from the coding sequence ATGGCCACGGACCCGGACCCGCCCTACCGGCGCATCGCCGCCGACCTCCGACGGCGGATCGCCACCGGCACGCTCGCCCCGGGCGAGCGGGTGCCCTCGAACCGCCGGCTCGCCCAGGAGTGGGGCGTCGCCCTCGCCACCGCCACCAAGGCGCTGACCGTGCTGCGGCTGGAGGGGCTGGTGGAGGCCCGGGCCCGGGTCGGCACCGTGGTGGCCGGCGGACCGACCGGCCCGACCGGCCCGGGCGTGGCGGTTCCGGCGGTCGCGCCGGCCGCAGCTGCCGTCGCGCCCGTGCCCGCCCCGCCCACCGCAGCCGCCACCACCCCCGCACCGGACCGCGCGCCCGCCGGGGACGGCGAGCTGAGCCGGGAGCGGATCGTCCGGGCCGCGCTGGAGCTGGCCGACGCCGAAGGGCTCGGCTCGCTCTCGATGCGCGCCGTCGCCGGGCGGCTCGGGGTGTCCGCGATGTCGCCGTACCGCTACGTCACCAGCAAGGAGGAGCTGGTCATGCTGGCCGCCGACGCGGCGTTCGGCGAGGCCCGCTACCCGGCCGACCCGCCCGCCGGCTGGCGGCCCCGCCTGGAGCTGGGCGCCCGCACCCTCTGGGCCCTGTTCCGCCGCCACCCCTGGCTCGCGCAGCTCAGCCCGGTCACCCGGCCGCTGCTGCTGCCCAACCTGCTGGTGCACGCCGAATGGGCGCTCGCCGCGCTCGACGGCCACGACCTCTCCGCGCCGGCCATGCTCGACATCCACGTGCTGCTGTACAGCTACATCGAGGGCATCGCCGTCAACCTGGAGCGCGAGGACCAGGCCCGGGCCGCCACCGGCGTCACCGAGGACCAGTGGATGGACCGCCAGCTCCCCGTCATCGGCGCGCTCGCCGACTCCGGCCGCTTCCCGGTGTTCGGCCGGCTGATGGCCGACCTCCCGAACGGCTACGACCTGGACCTGGACACCCTGTTCGAGTTCGGCCTGGCCAACCTGCTGGACGGACTGGCCTCCCGCGTCGGCCCGGGGACGCCCGCCGGTCCCTGA
- a CDS encoding GlxA family transcriptional regulator: protein MRTVGCLIFEGVRAFDYAVIGEVWSNRLTRPGLPAFDLRVCGPQGARVRLGGGLERVPDFGLETLRECDLVVVPGMERLNEPRDPAVPAALRAAHEGGVTVASLCAGAFVLAEAGLLDGRTATTHWALAGELARRFPAVDVRPEVLFTGEGGLWTSAGVAAGIDLCLHLVRAAHGQQAAATIARAMVTAPFRAGGQAQFIPSPVPEDAGGDDVLARVRAEVLAALDTPWTVRGMAGLALMSERSFARRFVGATGTTPLRWLLEQRVLLAQRLLEETDLPVDAVAVRCGFGAAVSLRPVFVARVGVAPREYRRAFRGREGDQGPAGVPGPTREASPSSRLARPNSNRVSRSRS, encoded by the coding sequence ATGCGGACTGTGGGTTGCCTGATCTTCGAGGGCGTGCGGGCGTTCGACTACGCGGTGATCGGCGAGGTGTGGTCGAACCGGCTGACCCGGCCCGGGCTGCCCGCCTTCGACCTGCGGGTCTGCGGGCCGCAGGGCGCCCGGGTGCGGCTCGGCGGTGGGCTGGAGCGGGTGCCGGACTTCGGCCTGGAGACGCTGCGGGAGTGCGATCTGGTCGTCGTCCCGGGGATGGAGCGGCTGAACGAGCCGCGCGACCCGGCCGTGCCGGCCGCCCTGCGCGCCGCCCACGAGGGCGGCGTCACCGTCGCCTCGCTCTGCGCGGGCGCCTTCGTCCTCGCCGAGGCCGGGCTGCTGGACGGCCGGACCGCCACCACCCACTGGGCGCTCGCCGGCGAACTGGCCCGGCGCTTCCCGGCGGTGGACGTCCGCCCGGAGGTGCTCTTCACCGGCGAGGGCGGGCTCTGGACCTCCGCCGGGGTGGCGGCCGGCATCGACCTCTGCCTGCACCTGGTGCGCGCCGCGCACGGCCAGCAGGCCGCCGCCACGATCGCCCGGGCGATGGTCACCGCGCCCTTCCGGGCCGGCGGGCAGGCGCAGTTCATCCCGTCGCCGGTCCCCGAGGACGCCGGCGGTGACGACGTCCTGGCCCGGGTCCGCGCCGAGGTCCTGGCCGCCCTCGACACCCCGTGGACGGTCCGCGGGATGGCCGGGCTGGCGCTGATGTCGGAGCGCTCGTTCGCCCGCCGCTTCGTCGGCGCGACGGGCACCACGCCGCTGCGCTGGCTGCTGGAGCAACGCGTGCTCCTGGCCCAGCGGTTGCTGGAGGAGACGGACCTGCCGGTGGACGCCGTCGCGGTCCGCTGCGGTTTCGGTGCGGCGGTGTCGCTGCGGCCCGTCTTCGTCGCCCGGGTCGGGGTCGCCCCGCGCGAGTACCGCCGGGCCTTCCGGGGGCGCGAGGGGGATCAGGGACCGGCGGGCGTCCCCGGGCCGACGCGGGAGGCCAGTCCGTCCAGCAGGTTGGCCAGGCCGAACTCGAACAGGGTGTCCAGGTCCAGGTCGTAG
- a CDS encoding ABC transporter ATP-binding protein, protein MIEVKELTKHYGGRTAVDRLTFTVRPGRVTGFLGPNGAGKTTTLRMILGLDAPTAGTATVGGLPFRTHPRGLRHVGALLDANQVHGGRSAAAQLSALARSNGIPLRRVDEVLREVGLAEAAARRIGGFSLGMKQRLGIATALLGDPPVLVFDEPVNGMDPEGVLWMRRLFRRLAAEGRTVLLSSHLMSEMEHTADDLVVIGRGRLIAAEPVGEFAARSTGRGVVVGTRQAAELAAVLTAAGGSVAPPDPAGTGRLTVTGLPADRIGALALEHRILLDELTTRNASLEEAFMELTADSVEYLAGEPR, encoded by the coding sequence GTGATCGAAGTCAAGGAACTCACCAAGCACTACGGCGGCAGGACCGCCGTCGACCGTCTCACCTTCACCGTGCGGCCGGGCCGGGTCACCGGATTCCTCGGCCCCAACGGTGCCGGCAAGACCACCACCCTGCGGATGATCCTCGGCCTGGACGCGCCGACGGCCGGCACCGCCACCGTCGGCGGCCTCCCGTTCCGCACGCACCCGCGCGGCCTGCGGCACGTCGGCGCGCTCCTCGACGCCAACCAGGTGCACGGCGGACGCAGCGCCGCGGCCCAACTGTCCGCCCTGGCCCGCAGCAACGGCATTCCGCTGCGCCGGGTCGACGAGGTGCTGCGGGAGGTGGGGCTGGCCGAGGCGGCGGCCCGCCGGATCGGCGGGTTCTCGCTGGGCATGAAGCAGCGGCTCGGGATCGCCACCGCCCTGCTCGGCGACCCGCCCGTGCTGGTCTTCGACGAACCGGTCAACGGCATGGACCCGGAGGGCGTGCTCTGGATGCGCCGACTGTTCCGGCGCCTGGCCGCCGAGGGGCGCACGGTGCTGCTGTCGAGCCACCTGATGTCGGAGATGGAGCACACCGCCGACGACCTCGTGGTGATCGGCCGGGGCCGGCTCATCGCCGCCGAGCCGGTCGGGGAGTTCGCGGCCCGCAGTACCGGCCGGGGCGTCGTGGTGGGCACCCGGCAGGCCGCCGAACTGGCGGCGGTGCTGACCGCCGCGGGCGGCTCGGTCGCACCGCCGGACCCGGCCGGTACCGGGAGGCTCACCGTGACCGGACTGCCGGCGGACCGGATCGGCGCGCTCGCCCTGGAGCACCGGATCCTGCTGGACGAACTGACCACCCGGAACGCCTCCTTGGAGGAGGCCTTCATGGAACTCACCGCCGACAGCGTCGA